The sequence GGTAAAGCTGTACATTGAGAAGAAAGTTTGTAGTGAGTTTAATGAGTGGCTTGTGTATATCAGAAGGACTGCTAAGGATATTGGGCAGGTCGCAATAAACCAGACATCTCTGACTCATAAGAAAGATCAGGGAATTTGTGCCCGACAAAGGGAAGCAGAAGAATCTAGCCTCGTTGGGTTCGACGTGAATGCTTACACCTTGGATGTGGAGCACATGGCTGAGGAAGCAATGCTGGAATTTGATCTTGTGCCAGTGTACAGGGCACACCATATTCACATAGGCCTTGGTCTTGGGGAGAAGTTTCGAGAATATTACTACAATAACAGGCTCATGCAACTCAATTTGGACTTGCAAATTTCTACATCACAACCCTTCGTTGAGTCCTATCAACCTTTCATTGCTCAGGTAGCTGGCTTTTTTATTGTTGAGGACCGTGTCTTTCGAACTGCAGATGGACTTCTATCTGAGAGCCAGGTTGATACTATGCTTGAAACAGCCATTTCTAAACTTACTCTGATCTTAGAGGAACAGTTCTCTCGCATTCATGCTGCCAACCACCTCCTCCTCATAAAAGGTTATGTCAGCCTTTTTGGTGCAACCCTGAAGAAGTATGGGTACCGATCCATGTCGCTGGCTGAAATCCTTGATAAAACTAGGGACAAGTATCTTGAACTTCTTCTTTCTGACTGCCGGAAGCAGCTCAACGAGGCCTTCTCTAGGGACTCATATGAGAGGATGGTTATAAAGAAACAAAATGAATACGACGCAAACATAGCGGCATTCCAACTTGACCCCATTGATGGAGTATCAAATTTGCCATACGTCGCTCCATTTTCCTCCTCTGTTCCCAATGCTTGTCGTATTGTGCGTTCTTTCATCGAGGAGTTGGTCAGCTACTTGTCACTCAGTGGTGGCGTAAACGTCTATGATGTGGTGAAAAGCTACTTGGACAAGTTCTTGATTGAGACGTTGAATGATGGTTTTCTGAAGCTGATACATGGTGGATCCCTGGAATTTCCACAGGTGGTGCAGATCGCAGGAAATATCGCCGTTCTCGAGCAGTCCTGTGACATGTTCCTTTGGCACGCCGCTCGACTTTGTGGTGTCCCTAGGTGCCTCCTCGAGAAGCCCCATTCTGGATTGAGTGCCAGAGCTGTGCTCAAAGCCTCCCAGAATGCGGCATACAACGGATCGGTTACTTTGGTGAATTCCAAGATCGACGAGTTCATGCTGCAGCTGACTAGCATCAACTGGACCCCGGACGAAGCTCCAGAGCACGCCAACGACTACATGAACGAGGTCATCATCTACCTTCACGAGGTGGTGTCTTCCGGGCAGCAGGCCGTGCCAAGGGACGCGCTGTTCAAGGTTGTATCTGGCGCGCTGAGCCACATCTCGGACTCTATGACGACGGTCCTTCTCAGTGACCGGGTGAAAAGGTTCAACGCGAACGCCGTTGCTAGCATCGACGTCGATCTGAGGGCGCTGGAGGGGTTCGCTGACGACACGTACCGCACGGCCGGGTTTCTGGACCTGAGAAAGGGAACCAGTTTCAGAGAGTGTCTAGCCGAAGTAAGGCAGCTCACAAACCTTCTGCTGAGCAGCCAGCCTGAGAGCTTCGCGAACCCTGCAACCAGGGAGCAGAGCTACGGAGCCTTAGACCACAAGAAGGTGGCGATAATTTGTGACAAGTTCAAGGATGCCCCCGACAGCCTGTTCGGGAGCCTCTCAGGCCGGGGCACGGTGCAGAGCGCCCGGAAGAAGTCCCTGGATGTGCTGAAGAGAAGGCTAAAGGATTTTAGCTAGCTGGTGAGCTAGATCATTTAGACAAGCTAGTAGCATAGTACCCCTGTTTTAGTGCCAGTCGTATCCATTTAAAATTTCTTTTCCGTCTTTCTTTATTCCCTCTTTAATCGACTTCCCGTTTCATGCGCCGAAGAGAAGGCTGAAGGATTTTAGCTGGGGTTTGCTGGTGAGCTAGATCGTTAAATAAGCTAGTGCTCTGTTTAGGGAAGAAGACAAGTGGTTCGGTGTGTAAAGCCATTTCAAATTTCTTTCCATCCTTATTTTTACTCCCTTAATTTGCTTCCTACACATCATGGAAGAAGCTGTAGGTTTTGACATCGAGCGCGAAGGCACCTACGACCGAGAACAAGACGGCGACAGCGGCGCTGAGCGACTTCACAGcgcccgaattttttgtattttagcctttAAACAGAAGTAaattcacgtttagacctaaaaaaattttaaatgcagttttggtcccttagctcggcgccacagcctgtggcgccgaggtaacacagctcggcgccacagcctgtggcgccgagctgtgacgtGGCCGCAACGGCTAGCTGCGTCCAGGGCTGACCTGGCGCTGACGTGGTGGCGGCGCGGCcgcgtagctcggcgccacagattttggcgccgagctacgaattcctataaaaacgcccgcgcggctggccgagagcagctcatttcatcccatttccaaactTCGTAAAAATTTCCTGGATTTaaagatttgagttggttcacttcgtagaccaaggtatgatttcgaactgattcgttttgtatattaggtttttagtttaataatttgtatacacctattatattatcatttcgattattagtttgtgtaaacttattataaagcataataggtacaagtgataattataatcgtttattagatgaaagacatgtaccgagaggcgttgtggcagaagagaggtcgtcctcgggagttatatccggacgtatctagtaaggatgctcctgttcctcctgaactccccgtgcctaactgtgactgtggcagactggcttgggtacatcaatcacaacatccagacacggctgctcgctgctactacctttgtggcactttggacgtacgtagcttatgacttatcacttaattttgttcgcattcatttttttgtagatatgtaatagtgcatctttccattattttagggacatgagaggtgtttctttttccagtggatcgatggtcctgataaatttgaccctcgatatcttcttttcgttaattggttgagtggaaagaccagtcatgagcgttttaagcgttgggtacctcctcccccgaatcctccaccaatgacggatgaggagaaggaggtagcaacagaaagacggatggactcaccgcctcgatgcgattgtggagaccgtgatgtcatcgacgaagactatgacaagcagttctgttgtccgaacattgattatgtgagcccattgatacgctaaatgtataaactagtttttatttacaataaattactaattttttctcttgcatccatacgggtggcgtaagtgtcgtttcagagagtggttgtatggtcctttgtcccattggccagagccagaggtaaaggaaaagagatacatggggtgggcggcagaagaggtcaaatttgatccagtactctgcaaatgtggtattgaagctaagtatggattagttccttcggagcttggcgttggatatttttgtggatatatggtcgattacgatgaggttggtattttttttgcaccagatgtaatgttatagcggtacttactattttttttATAGCGGTCCTTCAGCATACGCAAGGCTGGATTGACTtaaactgctaaattcatgtactgcagggtctcgctccggacacaaacgtcttatgagttcaatttcttgctcggtcatttcttgaaccggacggtcatcatcagaatctacggcccgtgcagcctcatatggctcctcctcatcctcaatctgaacatcaacactattggatgccctgcatatgttgtccatattatatgacacaggcacatcaatctgaacatcagcattatcgatatgtggagatcctgcatcgggtcggagcaagaaaaaccacattaaaaagtctaatcaaacgaaataatgatggatacgaacaatgtgtcgaagacacttactaggatgatcgtgaactggatcctgggtcaatgggatctcttgggggggtacaaccgcattagaagccccacaaacgccgggaataggacgagaaatcccatactcgtgcggacccgattgagcatcgggcacaacaacgacttcttcatgaagctctaccaaaggagcttcaatacgagatgcatttggcatgtgtggagacaacccgactggacctccgcaatgactaacaggtaacttttgaacaaccacatccaaacatggtggaaccatcgtcttcacaattcttaaatatatcacccaatcatcttctgaggtaatggagatcaaccgtcggacaactgttccatatgtaatatgggacaacaaaccctgaattgatattcgagggtcgtttatgtcgcaactaatctcctcacaagctcgagccaaaagctggtcaaaagttggtctttcaacgaacaacatggttacgatcttcataccatcaaaagtaacactcccataagcatctatctccacccttcctccatggtatagtgttactaggctgtccatctattacaaaaatggattactaactcaataatggctatatacttaagcctactaactttctaagtaataaatatatattaactaataactatatagtaaatattaaataaacacatcaaacgaaattacataatctataaataatgtacgaaaacaTTGTATACCTTAGAACGCGTACGAGTCCAGCTaaaggtggagaaggtcaagtcggacgaacacctacgtacaaaaaaacctattgtcagtaaaaaatttggcagcacctcccctgtaaagtgatgtttatagaacctgcgaataaacgacaacacgatggttgccaaaaCAGAAAACATGTAATACCAATGCGCTAAACAAAATGATAACTATATAAAcactaagaatttactaaacactaacaatatgctAACAATTTACTAAACACGAACAAGAGCTAACAATTTACTAAACAATAAAAAAATTTACAAGTAAATAGGACTAAATATAAAAGGACTGAAAGAACAACACGTTAACTAACATATAAAAGGACTAAATATATTTACAAGTAAATGGCTAGCTAGTATACTAAATACTAAACTAAATAAATACTAACTAAATGCTAAACACTAATGTAACCACTAACCCTAAACACTAAACCCTAAAATGCTAAAAGCTAAATACTAACTAACCACTAACGAACAACTAAACACTAAATAACTAAGTAATACCAACTAAATACAAAAATATTAAGTAATAATTATAAAAAATTATTACCTTGTGAGCTCGGCGGAGGAGAGCAGGCCGGAGGGAGAGCGGCAGGCGGCGGCCGGAGTCGAGCGAGCGGTGGGCGGAGAGGCGGGCGAGCTCGGCGGGCGAGCTCGGCGGGCTGCGGGCGGGCGGCGCGCTCGGCGGGCTGCGGGCGGGCGGCgagctcggcggcggcgggctggcggcgagctcggcggcggcggcggtatgAGCGGCGGCGGGCGTAGGAAACGAAAGCGGCGAGCGAAACAGAGAAGAAACGAAGAGAAAAGGGGGTTTCGGTTAAgtttcctagctcggcgccaagat is a genomic window of Zea mays cultivar B73 chromosome 5, Zm-B73-REFERENCE-NAM-5.0, whole genome shotgun sequence containing:
- the LOC100383257 gene encoding Exocyst complex component SEC15A-like, producing the protein MTAQTKKRGATENGDGVGLGLAAFIANNEDVGPVVRHAFESGKPEALLHSLQNIVKNKEVEIEEICRLHYEEFILAVDELRGVLVDADELKGTLSDENLRLQEVASALLLKLDELFEIYSVNSNVGEALATLKICLQVTNLCKVCNRDITEAKLLSALKTLELIEKDYLQNIPLKLLKKVIHKQVPMVKLYIEKKVCSEFNEWLVYIRRTAKDIGQVAINQTSLTHKKDQGICARQREAEESSLVGFDVNAYTLDVEHMAEEAMLEFDLVPVYRAHHIHIGLGLGEKFREYYYNNRLMQLNLDLQISTSQPFVESYQPFIAQVAGFFIVEDRVFRTADGLLSESQVDTMLETAISKLTLILEEQFSRIHAANHLLLIKGYVSLFGATLKKYGYRSMSLAEILDKTRDKYLELLLSDCRKQLNEAFSRDSYERMVIKKQNEYDANIAAFQLDPIDGVSNLPYVAPFSSSVPNACRIVRSFIEELVSYLSLSGGVNVYDVVKSYLDKFLIETLNDGFLKLIHGGSLEFPQVVQIAGNIAVLEQSCDMFLWHAARLCGVPRCLLEKPHSGLSARAVLKASQNAAYNGSVTLVNSKIDEFMLQLTSINWTPDEAPEHANDYMNEVIIYLHEVVSSGQQAVPRDALFKVVSGALSHISDSMTTVLLSDRVKRFNANAVASIDVDLRALEGFADDTYRTAGFLDLRKGTSFRECLAEVRQLTNLLLSSQPESFANPATREQSYGALDHKKVAIICDKFKDAPDSLFGSLSGRGTVQSARKKSLDVLKRRLKDFS